The Hydrotalea sp. genomic sequence CCCCATCATCTTTCAACCGCCACAAGCAACCCCCGCTAATCCATAAGCAAAAACATGTCGTTAAAAACCTCACCCCTCGCGCCCCTGACCTTCCCCGCCATGCCGGCAATTACCGGGGTTGATATTTTCACCTGCCACAGCGGCCTGCGTTATAAAAATCGCGACGATATTATGCTGATGACTCTGTCGCCAGCGCACAAATTCATTGCCACCGGCGTTTTTACCCAATCGACCACGCGGTCGGCACCGGTGCTGTGGTGCGAACAAAATTTGAAATCACCCCATGCCCGCGCGGTGATATGCAACGCCGGCCACGCCAACGCCTTCACCGGCACGGCGGGCACATCATTAGTTAATGCCACGGCGACGGCGGTGGCCAAAAAAATCACCGCTGATAAGCGTGGGGTTTTCGTTGCCTCGACCGGTATCATCGGTGCGCCCCTGCCGCCTGGTGCCATCGCCGACCAATTGCCAAAATTGCAACCAAGCGATTGGCTGGGCGGGGCGCGCGCCATTGCCACCACCGATACCTTCCCCAAAATTGCCACCAAAAAATTTATCATCGACGGCAAAACATACCACCTGAACGGCATGGCCAAGGGCAGTGGCATGATAGCCCCCAACATGGCTACTATGTTGTGCTTCATGGCGACCGATTACCCATTGCAAAAAAAATGGTTGCAGGCCACGTTGCGTGATGTCGCCGATGAAACATTCAACGCCATCACGGTCGACAGCGACACCTCAACCTCCGACAGCCTTTTATTATTTGCGCCGGCCGATAAAAAACCACCCAGCGCAAAAAATCAAAAAATCTTCCGCGCCGCGCTCCAAGCGGTTTGCCATGACCTGGCGTTGCAAATTGTGAAGGATGGCGAGGGGGCCGAAAAATTAATCACCATCACCATCGAAAAAGCCAAAAACAAAAGCGATGCAAAAAAAATCGCCTTCAGCATTGCCAATTCGCCGTTGGTTAAAACCGCGGTCGCCGGCGGCGATGCCAATTGGGGACGCGTCGTCATGGCGGTGGGAAAATCGGGGGCCGATGTAACCCGCGATAAATTGGCAATTTATTTCGGCGACACATTGGTTGCAAAAAATGGTTCTGCGGTCGCGGGATACGACGAAACACCGGTCGCCAAGCATTTGCAAACCCGCGATGTAACAATTCGCGTCGTCATCAACCGCGGCACGGCGGCCGCGCGGGTTTTTACCTGCGACCTGACCCATGGTTACATCGACATCAATGCCGATTATCGGTCGTAACGATTTTGTAATTTTTATGTCCTGTTTTGAAACCACCGACAAGCCGATAAAACCCAAACCATTAAAATTGGTTGTCGCCGGTGTGTTGGTCGATGCCGACGGCCGTGTGTTGGTCGGGCAACGGGCGGCGGGCAAATCCTTCGCCGGCCATTGGGAATTCCCTGGCGGCAAGATTGAAAAAAACGAAACGCCGGAGGTCGCCCTAATCCGCGAATTGCGGGAGGAATTAGCCATCGACACCAATCGCTCCTGCCTTGCCCCGATATTATTTGCCAGCCATGATTATGACGATTTCCACCTATTGATGCCGGTGTTTGTTTTGCGGCAATGGCGCGGCAATATCGCGCCGCGTGCCGAAACTTTTTCAACAACCAAATGGTTGCGATTGCCTGGCCTGGCCGCGCTCGATGGCCTCCTGCCCGCCGACAAGCCCATCGTTTCGATGTTGCATCAATTTATTTAATTAAAAATCTTTTTTGGTGTCGAGCACCCGCAACCAA encodes the following:
- the argJ gene encoding bifunctional glutamate N-acetyltransferase/amino-acid acetyltransferase ArgJ; amino-acid sequence: MSLKTSPLAPLTFPAMPAITGVDIFTCHSGLRYKNRDDIMLMTLSPAHKFIATGVFTQSTTRSAPVLWCEQNLKSPHARAVICNAGHANAFTGTAGTSLVNATATAVAKKITADKRGVFVASTGIIGAPLPPGAIADQLPKLQPSDWLGGARAIATTDTFPKIATKKFIIDGKTYHLNGMAKGSGMIAPNMATMLCFMATDYPLQKKWLQATLRDVADETFNAITVDSDTSTSDSLLLFAPADKKPPSAKNQKIFRAALQAVCHDLALQIVKDGEGAEKLITITIEKAKNKSDAKKIAFSIANSPLVKTAVAGGDANWGRVVMAVGKSGADVTRDKLAIYFGDTLVAKNGSAVAGYDETPVAKHLQTRDVTIRVVINRGTAAARVFTCDLTHGYIDINADYRS
- a CDS encoding (deoxy)nucleoside triphosphate pyrophosphohydrolase gives rise to the protein MSCFETTDKPIKPKPLKLVVAGVLVDADGRVLVGQRAAGKSFAGHWEFPGGKIEKNETPEVALIRELREELAIDTNRSCLAPILFASHDYDDFHLLMPVFVLRQWRGNIAPRAETFSTTKWLRLPGLAALDGLLPADKPIVSMLHQFI